In Chrysiogenia bacterium, the genomic window GTAGCCCTCGCAGGCGGCGCGGGGGTCGAGGCCCAGTTCCCTGCAGTAGCCCTGGAGGAAGCCGCGGACGTAGACGGCTGCCGGGAGCAGGGAGAATTCCTCGGCTTCCAGATTCTCCAGATGGGTGCGCGAGACCTTGGTCTCCCGGGCGATTTCCTGGAGGCTGCGACCGCACTGCTCGCGGAATTTGCGCAGGTTCTCGCCCGTGTAGTCCTGATCGGAAGAGAAAAATCCCCCGGGATCGGGGCGCCGGGCGGGTGTTTCGGCTGGCTCTGCCGGCGCGGCGGTGCGCGGGGTTTCTGAGGGAGCGGCCGGTGCAGGCTGCTCCGGAACGGGCGCGGGCGCCGGCGTCTCGGGCTCGGCGCGGCGGGTGATGCCGATGACCTTGGCCCCTGCCGGTTCCACCGAAGTGAGCGTGGGTGCCGGGCGCGGGAAGAGCGCCTGCTGGGTCTCTTCTTCCTCGGGTTCGGGCGAGAGAATGAGCCGGGGGCGCGTCGTCTCGCCTGCGTCCTCTTCAGGCTCGGCGGGCGCAGCAGGCGCATCGGGCGGCAGCGCCAGGCCGAGCTCGCGGTTGTATCCGGCCCTGCGCGCCGGATCGAAGAGCAGCGCCTCGGCTTCATCGAGGCGGCCCGTCATTTCCTGGCGTTCGTCGTCGTCAATCAGGGAATACGCGGCCCCGAGTTCCTTGCACCAGGTGCGCCGGGCACGCTGCAGCGCCGTGCGCAGTTCTTCCTCGCTGGAGTCGGGCGCGACTTCGAGCAGCTCATAGAAGTCCTGTTCGGTAATCGACTTCATGCGGGCGACTCCGTCTGCAGCGACACGCGCGCTGCGGCGGCCTGATCGATGAGGCGCTGGGCAAGCGCGCGGACCGCAGCGGCCGTGTCGGAATCGGGGCGCTCGGTCAGATAGGGCTGGCGTCGCCGAAGGGCGCGGCCCACGTTTTCGTCATAGGGAATGGCGCCCCAGGATTCACAGGGAAGCGCAAAGACCTTTCGCACCGCCATGCTCATGGCTTCCGCCAGGTCGGCGTCTTCGTCGTAGCGCACCTGGTTGGCAATCAGTGAGAGGTGCACCGCCGAGAGCGCTCCTTCAATGGCGCGCGCCAGGCCCGCATTACGGCGGTCGATTTCCTGAAGGAGCTGCACGGGCGAGCGGGCCTTCGCGCCTCCGCCGGCATACAGGCACTCGGTCACAAGCTGGCGCATCCGCTCGTTGGTGCACTGGCCTGCAACGAATCGGAAGAAGAGCGTCTTCAAAAACCGGTAGGCGTTTTCCATCGCCGTGGGCTCGGGCGTTGAGAGCACGAGTCCCTGGTCTGCCAGCAGGAAGATGTCGACGATCGAGTACGCCGAGCCCGCGCCAAGGTCGAGCAGCACGAAATCCACGGGCAGCTCGCGCAGCCGCGAGAGTGCGGCGCGCCGGGCGCTCGTTTTGATGTTGGGGGAGTGCAGCGGCTCGCGCGCGCCGCACACGACCTGCAGGTTCGGAAGGCTCGTCTGCGAGAGCACCTCTTCCATGGGGCGTCCCTCTTCGAGCTCGACCCAGCCGCCGGGCGCCGGGCGCTCCACGCTCAGGCAGGTATGCAGGTTCGGGCCGCCGAAATCGGCGTCCACTGCCACAACGCGCTTTCCCGCCTGGGCCAGCGCCCAGGAGAGCGAGCCCACGAAGAAGCTCTTGCCCACGCCGCCCTTGCCCGAGGCAATGGCGATGACACGCGGGCCGGCACTGGCAGCGGGCACGAGCGGAATGCTGGGCGCTTCCGCCGTTGTCGCCTGTCCGGTCTGCGGCGCTTTCTTTTTTCTGCGTACGCTCAAAGGACCCCCGCCCCTTGCTCTTGCACTAGTCGAGCAGCTCGACGTTCCAGTAGGCCGCGTTGACCAGGAACGGTTCCCATTCGCGATAGATGGAAGGCTTGCCGGGCATCAGCAGCGCC contains:
- a CDS encoding helix-turn-helix domain-containing protein, whose product is MKSITEQDFYELLEVAPDSSEEELRTALQRARRTWCKELGAAYSLIDDDERQEMTGRLDEAEALLFDPARRAGYNRELGLALPPDAPAAPAEPEEDAGETTRPRLILSPEPEEEETQQALFPRPAPTLTSVEPAGAKVIGITRRAEPETPAPAPVPEQPAPAAPSETPRTAAPAEPAETPARRPDPGGFFSSDQDYTGENLRKFREQCGRSLQEIARETKVSRTHLENLEAEEFSLLPAAVYVRGFLQGYCRELGLDPRAACEGYLARLRKSQSD
- a CDS encoding P-loop NTPase, with product MSVRRKKKAPQTGQATTAEAPSIPLVPAASAGPRVIAIASGKGGVGKSFFVGSLSWALAQAGKRVVAVDADFGGPNLHTCLSVERPAPGGWVELEEGRPMEEVLSQTSLPNLQVVCGAREPLHSPNIKTSARRAALSRLRELPVDFVLLDLGAGSAYSIVDIFLLADQGLVLSTPEPTAMENAYRFLKTLFFRFVAGQCTNERMRQLVTECLYAGGGAKARSPVQLLQEIDRRNAGLARAIEGALSAVHLSLIANQVRYDEDADLAEAMSMAVRKVFALPCESWGAIPYDENVGRALRRRQPYLTERPDSDTAAAVRALAQRLIDQAAAARVSLQTESPA